From a single Sebaldella sp. S0638 genomic region:
- a CDS encoding toxin-antitoxin system YwqK family antitoxin, with product MRRFMILFLSLFAAVFAFADMLHSDYQVSNDRVYLINPIFYENIKVKDADNGRYEVIDTGDFNFISNSGRSITFSLKNGELAGNFTEYYENGLKLSEGSYVNGKKNGKWYTYNDSGRRWIQETYKDGRLDGEYVELYSNTGQEKIKGNYINNRREGKWNTYYTNGQKESEGSYERNQKDGRWTTWYNSGIKKLETEYSNGEISGDDIAYYENGNVFYKGKYSNGEGSVISYFSSGELKFEGNYKLRKKEGLWKYFDKSGNIVATENYNNGILQY from the coding sequence ATGAGAAGATTCATGATCTTATTTTTGTCATTATTCGCAGCTGTATTTGCTTTCGCGGATATGCTGCATTCAGATTATCAGGTAAGTAATGACAGAGTCTATTTAATTAATCCGATTTTTTATGAGAATATAAAGGTTAAAGATGCAGATAACGGAAGATATGAAGTTATTGATACCGGGGATTTTAATTTTATTTCAAATTCCGGTAGAAGTATTACTTTTTCTCTGAAAAACGGTGAGCTTGCAGGAAATTTTACAGAGTATTATGAAAATGGATTGAAATTATCAGAGGGAAGTTATGTAAACGGAAAGAAAAATGGGAAATGGTATACCTATAATGACAGCGGCAGAAGATGGATACAGGAAACATACAAAGACGGGAGGCTGGACGGCGAGTATGTGGAGTTGTATTCTAATACAGGGCAGGAAAAGATAAAGGGTAATTATATAAATAACAGAAGAGAAGGTAAGTGGAATACTTATTATACCAACGGGCAGAAAGAGTCAGAAGGAAGCTATGAACGCAACCAGAAAGACGGAAGATGGACAACATGGTATAATTCAGGAATAAAGAAACTGGAAACTGAATATTCCAACGGTGAAATATCGGGAGATGATATAGCTTATTATGAAAACGGGAATGTTTTTTATAAAGGGAAGTACAGTAACGGAGAAGGAAGTGTTATTTCTTATTTCAGTTCGGGAGAACTGAAATTTGAAGGAAATTATAAGCTAAGAAAAAAAGAGGGTCTATGGAAATACTTTGATAAAAGTGGAAATATTGTAGCAACAGAAAATTACAACAATGGTATTTTGCAATATTAA
- the rlmN gene encoding 23S rRNA (adenine(2503)-C(2))-methyltransferase RlmN translates to MYIINMKVIIIEKINISGLKYDTLEKELLKLNFKKYNVKQIFNWLHNKMEDNFDNFSNISKENRNILSKNFFIPEIILLDHQISENDDTEKFLFKLQGNVLIESVLIGHKNRYTLCVSSQAGCALGCEFCATATMKFEKNLDISEILMQFYYVQKYLNQKGHKLDNVVFMGMGEPFLNYDNVMDSIDTLNSADGQYYSKRNFTVSTSGLVPFIEKFTELDSQVNLAVSLHSVKDEYRSKIMPVNQKYPLKDLKKSLSAYQKKTKKRISFEYILIDDFNCSKNDAFELTKFLKEFSCLVNLIPYNPVAGKSYKTPSKAKQQEFYRILLNNNINVTLRETKGQDIAAACGQLKVKRELI, encoded by the coding sequence ATGTATATCATAAATATGAAGGTGATAATAATCGAAAAAATTAATATATCAGGCTTAAAATACGATACTCTGGAAAAAGAACTATTAAAACTAAATTTCAAAAAATATAATGTTAAACAGATATTTAACTGGCTTCATAATAAAATGGAAGATAATTTTGATAATTTTTCCAATATATCAAAAGAGAACAGAAATATTTTGAGTAAAAATTTTTTTATACCGGAAATAATATTATTGGATCACCAGATTTCTGAGAATGATGATACTGAAAAATTTTTATTTAAATTACAGGGGAATGTTTTGATTGAGAGCGTTCTTATCGGTCATAAAAACCGTTATACTCTCTGTGTTTCATCACAGGCCGGCTGTGCTTTGGGATGTGAATTCTGCGCTACTGCCACGATGAAATTTGAAAAAAATCTTGATATTTCCGAAATTTTGATGCAGTTTTATTATGTACAGAAATATCTGAACCAAAAAGGTCATAAGCTCGATAATGTTGTCTTTATGGGAATGGGGGAACCTTTCCTGAATTATGACAATGTTATGGATTCTATTGATACTCTGAACAGTGCTGACGGACAATATTATTCCAAAAGAAACTTTACTGTTTCTACCAGCGGACTTGTTCCGTTTATTGAAAAGTTCACAGAGCTGGATTCACAGGTTAATCTTGCAGTATCCCTGCACTCTGTAAAAGATGAATATCGCAGTAAAATTATGCCTGTTAACCAAAAATATCCTCTTAAGGATTTGAAAAAGAGCCTTTCGGCTTACCAAAAGAAAACTAAAAAACGTATAAGCTTTGAATACATTCTTATTGATGATTTTAATTGCAGTAAAAATGACGCTTTCGAGCTTACTAAGTTTCTCAAAGAATTTAGCTGTCTGGTAAATCTGATTCCTTATAATCCAGTTGCGGGAAAGTCTTACAAGACTCCTTCCAAAGCAAAACAGCAGGAATTTTATAGAATTTTATTAAATAATAATATCAATGTAACTCTGAGAGAGACAAAAGGACAGGACATTGCTGCAGCATGCGGACAGTTAAAAGTAAAAAGGGAGTTGATTTAA
- a CDS encoding transglycosylase domain-containing protein: MKSKLSIAIKIFIFLIIALLIAVGVLVYQVKKELPNSEVIENYQPISPTVIYDINGNQLDIITLENRAPVHINEVPLDVQNAFLAIEDRKFRTHHGFDYMRLGKAVLSNVTGSAKEGGSSITQQLAKNAFLSPERSFDRKLKEALLAIEIERRYTKDEILENYLNTIYFGNGSYGIKNAARKYFDKKPKDLTIAEAAILASIPKSPTKYSPTKNMKNAIERQQVVLAQMYKYKFITEAQYEEALNQKIVLSKNSDLNNDLNEDEQISVSNNAPEFTSIAISEAKRILNISESDQKALFDGYKIYTTVDLDMQRAAYKAFHNNYNLKRRERLNGALISMDPNTGFVKAMVGGKNYRKGDFNRAISSTRQPGSSYKPFIYLAAIQQNIPMNTVIEDSPFTTPGWSPNNYDRKFRGGMSLLKAIEISNNVVPVKLLQQVGIDKVEKIWRDAGIEGGDFPKDLTLALGSITTNPLNMAKAYSAIANGGYRVKPIFIYKIENKYGEVIYDAKKEQEKVKIYEPEDVALITFMLESAVKYGTGQSAKVFKNGQLIPEAGKTGTTSDYGSAWFTGYTPTLVTIVYVGNDDNRSMGGGMTGGAAAAPIWKNYMQSVVNLEGFEIGNFAFIDDYIKSKDLSMRDIDLKTGLLDTDNVDKRTALFKVGTEPVELQNKYRMGLEGFF; this comes from the coding sequence ATGAAATCAAAATTATCTATAGCAATAAAAATATTTATTTTTCTAATTATAGCATTGCTTATTGCTGTGGGGGTTCTTGTATATCAAGTAAAGAAAGAGCTTCCAAATTCGGAAGTTATTGAAAACTATCAGCCTATTTCCCCTACTGTTATTTATGACATTAATGGAAACCAGCTGGATATTATCACATTGGAAAACAGAGCACCGGTTCATATTAACGAAGTACCTCTTGATGTTCAGAATGCTTTTCTTGCTATAGAAGACAGAAAATTCAGAACACACCACGGATTTGACTATATGAGACTTGGTAAGGCAGTATTATCAAATGTTACCGGAAGTGCCAAAGAAGGTGGAAGTTCCATTACTCAGCAGCTTGCGAAAAATGCTTTCCTCTCACCTGAAAGATCATTTGACAGAAAGCTGAAAGAAGCACTGCTTGCTATTGAGATAGAAAGAAGATATACAAAAGACGAGATTTTAGAAAATTATCTAAATACAATTTATTTTGGAAATGGTTCGTACGGTATTAAAAATGCCGCCAGAAAATATTTTGACAAAAAGCCTAAGGATCTTACCATTGCAGAAGCTGCAATACTCGCAAGTATCCCTAAGTCTCCTACCAAATATTCACCTACAAAGAATATGAAAAACGCAATAGAACGTCAGCAGGTAGTTCTTGCACAAATGTATAAGTATAAGTTTATTACTGAAGCACAATATGAAGAAGCTTTGAATCAGAAAATCGTACTTTCTAAAAACAGCGACTTAAATAATGATCTGAATGAAGACGAACAGATTTCAGTTTCAAACAACGCTCCGGAATTTACATCAATTGCTATCAGTGAAGCAAAAAGAATACTTAATATCAGCGAAAGTGATCAAAAAGCCTTATTTGACGGTTACAAAATATATACCACAGTTGATCTGGATATGCAAAGAGCCGCTTACAAAGCTTTTCACAATAATTATAATCTAAAAAGACGTGAAAGACTAAACGGTGCCTTAATTTCTATGGATCCTAACACAGGATTCGTAAAAGCAATGGTCGGCGGGAAGAATTACAGAAAAGGTGACTTTAACAGAGCTATAAGTTCTACAAGACAGCCTGGTTCATCTTATAAGCCATTTATTTATCTGGCTGCAATACAGCAAAATATTCCTATGAACACAGTTATAGAAGATTCACCGTTTACTACTCCGGGATGGAGCCCTAATAACTATGACAGGAAATTCAGAGGCGGTATGAGCCTTCTGAAAGCTATTGAAATTTCAAACAACGTTGTACCTGTTAAGCTTCTGCAGCAGGTAGGTATAGATAAAGTAGAAAAAATATGGCGTGATGCCGGTATAGAAGGCGGAGATTTCCCGAAAGACCTTACGCTGGCTCTGGGATCTATTACCACTAACCCGCTTAATATGGCAAAAGCTTACTCGGCTATTGCAAACGGAGGTTACAGAGTAAAACCTATATTTATATATAAAATAGAAAATAAATATGGTGAAGTTATTTACGATGCAAAGAAAGAACAGGAAAAAGTAAAAATATACGAACCGGAAGATGTAGCACTGATTACTTTCATGCTTGAAAGTGCAGTAAAATATGGTACAGGACAAAGTGCAAAAGTATTTAAAAACGGACAGCTGATTCCTGAAGCAGGAAAAACAGGAACTACAAGTGATTATGGTTCTGCATGGTTTACAGGATATACTCCTACTCTGGTTACTATAGTATATGTCGGTAATGACGACAACAGATCTATGGGCGGAGGTATGACAGGAGGAGCTGCTGCAGCCCCTATCTGGAAAAACTATATGCAGTCTGTTGTTAATCTTGAAGGATTTGAAATTGGTAATTTCGCCTTTATAGATGACTATATTAAGAGTAAGGATCTTTCTATGAGAGATATTGACCTGAAAACCGGTCTTCTTGATACAGATAATGTAGATAAGAGAACAGCATTATTCAAAGTAGGAACAGAGCCTGTAGAACTTCAAAATAAATACAGAATGGGACTTGAAGGTTTCTTCTAA
- a CDS encoding MurR/RpiR family transcriptional regulator, whose translation MENLTYLERIREVYPRLKGVEKKIAEYIMQNPERIIKLSITELSEECQSGEATIFRVCKKLGYKGYQELKIKIASEVIEPIKDIHEEINENDSALVIMEKVIRSSMYSLEKTMKLNKSTQIERSVSYLLKAETIAFFGMGGSAALAFDGYHKFLRTGKRCEYHSDSHLQVMMAGLLKKDDCIIAISNTGSNKELIDNLAVAKENGVNIIAITSNNKSPISKISDEVLLSYGQERSFKSEASESKISTLAIIDTLFVNVCLKNKGKYMETVGKIREAIAKKRF comes from the coding sequence ATGGAGAATTTAACTTATCTTGAACGTATCAGGGAAGTCTATCCCAGATTAAAAGGTGTAGAAAAGAAAATAGCCGAGTATATAATGCAGAATCCGGAAAGGATTATAAAACTGTCAATTACAGAGCTTTCAGAGGAATGTCAGAGCGGGGAAGCCACTATTTTCAGAGTTTGTAAAAAGCTGGGATATAAAGGCTATCAGGAGCTGAAAATAAAAATAGCAAGTGAAGTCATAGAGCCTATAAAAGACATACATGAAGAAATAAATGAAAATGACAGTGCACTGGTAATAATGGAAAAAGTAATAAGATCCAGCATGTACTCACTGGAAAAAACAATGAAACTAAATAAAAGCACCCAGATAGAAAGGAGTGTTTCTTATCTGCTGAAAGCGGAAACCATTGCATTTTTCGGAATGGGCGGTTCGGCAGCACTTGCTTTTGACGGATATCATAAGTTTTTGCGTACAGGAAAAAGATGTGAATATCATTCGGATTCTCACCTGCAGGTTATGATGGCAGGGCTTTTGAAAAAAGACGACTGTATAATTGCAATATCAAATACCGGAAGCAATAAAGAACTCATAGACAATCTTGCTGTTGCCAAAGAAAACGGAGTAAATATAATAGCAATCACTTCTAATAATAAATCTCCCATTTCCAAAATTTCCGACGAAGTTTTGCTGAGTTACGGACAGGAGAGAAGTTTTAAAAGTGAAGCATCAGAATCAAAGATTAGTACACTTGCAATTATAGATACATTATTTGTGAATGTTTGTCTGAAAAATAAAGGGAAGTATATGGAAACTGTGGGAAAAATCAGAGAAGCCATTGCAAAAAAAAGATTTTAA
- the gnd gene encoding phosphogluconate dehydrogenase (NAD(+)-dependent, decarboxylating), translated as MKIGIIGLGKMGFNLSKNLLRNNHEVAAFDTDNDIKAKARAEGIETADSLKDLCGKLGGRKIIWIMIPNGLPVDNTIKELLPELSEKDIIIDGGNSNYKESVRRHNELKERNIDFIDCGTSGGTSGALNGACLMVGGDTEPVSYCGKIFTDIAVKDGYLHVGEAGSGHFTKMVHNGIEYGMMQSIAEGFEILDKSSYNMDYEKVARVWNNGSVIESWLMELTENLFRKDAKLEKIKGIMNSSGEGKWTVETALDLEVPAPVIALSLMMRYRSLEENTFSGRVIAALRNEFGGHKVEKA; from the coding sequence ATGAAAATAGGAATAATAGGATTGGGAAAAATGGGATTCAATTTATCAAAAAATCTGCTTAGAAATAATCATGAGGTAGCAGCATTTGATACAGATAATGATATAAAGGCAAAAGCACGGGCAGAAGGAATAGAGACTGCGGACAGCCTGAAAGATTTATGCGGAAAACTGGGAGGGCGGAAAATAATATGGATAATGATTCCTAACGGGCTTCCTGTGGATAATACAATAAAAGAGCTTCTTCCTGAACTTTCAGAAAAGGATATAATAATTGACGGAGGTAATTCCAATTATAAGGAAAGCGTGAGAAGGCATAATGAACTAAAAGAGCGAAATATAGATTTTATAGACTGCGGGACAAGCGGAGGAACGTCAGGAGCTTTAAACGGGGCATGTCTGATGGTAGGAGGAGATACGGAACCTGTAAGTTACTGTGGAAAAATCTTTACTGATATTGCTGTAAAAGATGGATATCTTCATGTAGGAGAAGCCGGAAGCGGACACTTTACAAAGATGGTGCATAACGGGATAGAATACGGGATGATGCAGTCTATAGCAGAAGGATTCGAGATTTTGGACAAGAGCAGCTATAACATGGATTATGAAAAAGTAGCACGGGTATGGAATAATGGTTCTGTAATAGAAAGCTGGCTTATGGAGCTTACAGAGAATCTTTTCAGAAAAGATGCGAAGCTGGAAAAAATAAAAGGTATAATGAATTCTTCCGGTGAAGGGAAATGGACTGTGGAAACCGCACTTGATCTGGAAGTTCCGGCTCCGGTGATAGCATTGTCGTTAATGATGAGATACAGATCACTTGAAGAAAATACTTTCTCAGGAAGAGTAATTGCTGCATTAAGAAATGAATTCGGCGGTCATAAAGTGGAGAAAGCATAA
- a CDS encoding gluconokinase has product MKYLISIDIGTTSAKLIAYSIEGKIISERNSRYNTYTPKDGFFEQNPEEIFESVTEKLKDIISDNKTKVLLGISFSTAMHSIAAIDENDELLTNALLWSDRRSEKLVKKYKESNIIHNIFLKTGTPIHAMSPLFKIMWFREEKKDIFQKTKKFISIKEYIIFKLTGKYYVDYSTASATGLFDIHVREWSREAIDFLGIDEGYLSESVDIDFKIYDIKEEYREFLGLAKDIPFIIGGSDGCMANLGVNDMEEGTAVITLGTSAAVRVGSKNPEVDNGKRIFTYILDKNHYISGGAVNNTGIVLEWLKEKLFPGLDYKEIFQILEDTEDIAGIPVFLPYLLGERAPIWNSNARGVFFGISLEHKQEHFVRAVLEGIIYSIYDVFRVLDSMKDIKKIYINGGLSRSEAFVRTMADVFNREILISENYESSCFGAFITGMAAVEEIENIESFNNIKFEVKKITPDREKHKVYMEKFRIYKEVYNSLKEIF; this is encoded by the coding sequence ATGAAGTACTTAATCAGCATAGATATAGGAACTACCAGTGCGAAGTTAATTGCATATAGTATTGAGGGAAAGATAATTTCAGAGAGGAATTCCAGATATAATACCTATACACCGAAAGACGGATTTTTTGAGCAGAATCCCGAAGAGATTTTTGAATCTGTGACAGAAAAATTAAAAGATATAATTTCAGATAATAAGACGAAAGTGCTTCTGGGAATTAGTTTCAGCACTGCAATGCACAGTATAGCAGCAATAGATGAAAATGATGAACTGCTTACCAATGCATTGTTATGGTCTGACAGAAGAAGTGAAAAACTGGTAAAAAAATATAAAGAAAGCAACATAATACATAACATATTTCTTAAAACGGGAACGCCGATTCATGCAATGTCTCCTTTGTTTAAGATAATGTGGTTCAGGGAAGAAAAAAAAGATATATTTCAAAAAACTAAAAAATTCATATCAATTAAGGAATATATTATTTTTAAACTTACAGGAAAGTATTATGTGGATTATTCCACAGCTTCGGCTACAGGACTGTTTGATATTCATGTCAGGGAGTGGAGCAGGGAAGCAATTGATTTTCTGGGAATAGATGAAGGTTATTTATCAGAGAGTGTAGATATTGATTTTAAAATATATGATATAAAAGAAGAGTACAGGGAATTTTTAGGTTTAGCTAAAGACATTCCGTTTATAATCGGTGGAAGTGACGGATGTATGGCGAATCTGGGAGTAAATGATATGGAGGAAGGAACAGCTGTGATAACATTAGGTACAAGTGCCGCTGTGAGAGTAGGGAGTAAAAATCCGGAAGTAGATAATGGGAAACGTATTTTTACTTATATACTGGATAAAAATCATTATATTTCAGGCGGAGCTGTAAACAACACCGGAATAGTTCTCGAATGGCTTAAAGAAAAACTTTTTCCCGGCTTAGACTACAAGGAAATATTTCAAATTCTTGAAGATACAGAGGATATAGCAGGAATTCCCGTATTTCTTCCGTATCTTCTGGGAGAGAGAGCACCGATCTGGAATTCCAATGCAAGAGGAGTATTTTTTGGAATAAGTCTGGAGCATAAACAGGAACACTTTGTAAGAGCGGTGCTTGAAGGAATAATTTACAGTATATATGATGTTTTCAGGGTTTTGGACAGTATGAAAGATATTAAAAAAATATACATAAACGGTGGATTAAGCAGATCAGAAGCATTTGTGAGAACAATGGCTGATGTTTTTAACAGGGAGATATTAATTTCGGAAAACTATGAAAGCTCTTGTTTTGGAGCATTTATAACAGGAATGGCAGCTGTGGAAGAAATAGAAAATATAGAAAGTTTTAATAATATAAAATTTGAGGTAAAAAAAATAACACCTGACAGAGAAAAGCATAAAGTATATATGGAAAAATTTCGGATATATAAAGAAGTTTATAATTCTTTAAAAGAAATATTTTGA
- a CDS encoding lysozyme inhibitor LprI family protein → MSENKENLEKKELAEEENGTKLPEENIETALENQAEDITEEPVHPTEESENTEAGNNDYEADIAENEGEESFDENLKDKFDPSKYVPYDPSVKSRGNTSKLPYIIFGIIVVLGILLYIIIGNMRGGNRINDLAEENAQTETEQTAAPGTDVNDYKKKYWSGDTSIAISDAFSNYKNARNVEYLLYEKDGRTVFQVKAELDVKQILDYNGPDVKIGNDGDMSEMAYLYLRKHQNEIKIYDNSYFYIPKESTGNENLELSKREMEITNGNEIYKAELAGGLNDVYNDSFNYGAALKGMNNFYLKVVPKKTSSISVKFETKEKADEELNKVYQQLTGVLNDDQRSKLTASQKSWLDYRDSEFKFLNSIFFIKDIPNSAEISDRFSEKYKIKVIENRINELNSYKELVDKKGTVKLDVTEMNKQKENLKQRYATLLTHLSGDSLQPMKDSETKWSVFADSDLTFVQSLSAVLAEGETSQFSMGFEPYSIRLKMLQVYDDILF, encoded by the coding sequence ATGTCAGAAAATAAAGAAAATTTAGAGAAAAAAGAATTAGCAGAAGAAGAAAACGGTACAAAGCTGCCGGAAGAAAATATTGAGACTGCTTTGGAAAATCAGGCAGAAGATATCACAGAAGAACCGGTTCATCCAACAGAAGAGAGTGAAAATACAGAAGCCGGAAATAATGACTATGAAGCTGATATTGCAGAAAACGAGGGAGAGGAATCTTTTGACGAGAATCTCAAAGATAAATTCGATCCTTCAAAATATGTTCCTTATGACCCAAGCGTAAAAAGCAGGGGAAATACAAGTAAGCTTCCTTATATAATATTTGGAATTATAGTAGTTTTAGGAATACTTCTTTATATTATAATAGGAAATATGAGAGGCGGGAACAGAATAAACGACCTTGCAGAGGAGAACGCCCAGACGGAAACAGAGCAGACTGCTGCGCCTGGCACAGATGTTAATGACTATAAGAAAAAATACTGGAGCGGTGATACAAGTATTGCAATATCAGATGCTTTTTCGAATTATAAAAACGCCAGAAATGTAGAGTATCTTCTGTATGAAAAAGACGGAAGAACTGTTTTTCAGGTAAAAGCTGAGCTTGATGTAAAGCAGATTCTTGATTATAACGGTCCTGATGTAAAAATAGGCAATGACGGAGATATGTCTGAAATGGCGTATTTGTATCTTAGAAAACATCAAAATGAAATAAAAATATACGATAACAGTTATTTCTACATACCAAAGGAAAGTACAGGAAATGAAAATCTGGAACTGTCTAAAAGGGAAATGGAAATAACAAACGGAAATGAAATATATAAAGCAGAATTAGCCGGCGGATTAAATGATGTATATAATGATTCTTTTAATTACGGGGCAGCACTAAAAGGGATGAATAATTTTTACCTGAAAGTAGTTCCAAAGAAAACATCAAGTATAAGTGTAAAATTTGAAACTAAAGAGAAAGCTGACGAAGAGCTGAATAAAGTATATCAGCAGCTGACAGGAGTCCTTAATGATGATCAGAGATCAAAGCTTACAGCTTCACAAAAGTCATGGCTTGATTACAGAGACAGTGAATTTAAATTTTTGAATTCAATATTCTTTATCAAAGATATTCCAAATTCTGCGGAAATTTCGGATAGATTCTCAGAAAAATATAAGATAAAAGTAATAGAAAACAGAATTAATGAATTAAATTCATATAAAGAACTGGTAGATAAAAAAGGAACAGTAAAGCTTGACGTAACAGAAATGAATAAGCAGAAAGAAAATTTGAAACAGAGATATGCAACATTGCTTACACATTTAAGCGGTGACAGCCTGCAGCCTATGAAGGATTCAGAAACAAAATGGTCTGTATTTGCTGATTCTGACCTTACATTTGTTCAGAGTCTTTCAGCGGTACTAGCTGAAGGAGAGACATCTCAGTTTTCAATGGGATTTGAACCATACAGTATAAGACTGAAAATGCTTCAGGTTTATGATGATATTTTATTTTAA
- a CDS encoding ACP phosphodiesterase — MNFLGHSRISAEIDIKTTYGNFTGDFYKGRLENINVPYEVKNGLFLHRKIDSISDIDNVLTEKIDKRFSIFRGVISDIIIDHFLALEWENLFKEDLNKSIKTIYGELDKYKNIYPKHFIEVYDWISKNNILYSYKNPENIRKTFGGISRRVRKGEILTEAYDELMKKYDLFHRLSLEEFRRTAELAYTEYQNLTDGQR; from the coding sequence ATGAACTTTCTCGGGCATTCTAGAATCTCTGCGGAGATTGACATAAAAACAACATATGGTAATTTTACAGGTGATTTTTATAAGGGCAGACTGGAAAATATAAATGTTCCCTATGAGGTGAAAAATGGGCTGTTTCTTCATAGAAAAATAGACTCTATCTCTGATATTGATAATGTCCTTACAGAAAAAATAGATAAAAGATTCAGTATTTTCAGGGGTGTAATTTCAGATATAATAATAGATCATTTTTTGGCTTTGGAGTGGGAGAATCTTTTCAAAGAAGACCTTAATAAAAGCATAAAAACAATATACGGAGAACTGGATAAGTATAAAAATATTTATCCGAAGCATTTTATTGAAGTATATGACTGGATATCGAAAAATAACATACTTTACTCATATAAAAATCCTGAAAACATCAGGAAAACTTTTGGGGGAATTTCCAGAAGAGTGAGAAAAGGTGAGATATTAACAGAGGCATATGACGAGCTTATGAAAAAATATGATTTGTTTCACAGGCTGAGTTTAGAAGAATTCAGACGTACAGCAGAACTTGCGTATACAGAATATCAGAATTTGACAGATGGTCAAAGGTAA
- a CDS encoding U32 family peptidase gives MGTRKIELLAPAGNLEKLQSAFHFGADACYIGGNAFNLRGMSANFKNPELEEAVKFAHSINKKIYITLNIFAHNKEIDHLPEFIKFLAGADVDGVIVADLGVFQLVREIAPDLDVHVSTQANNTNWRSVKLWKDLGAKRVILAREMSLEEIKEIREKVPDIQLEVFVHGAMCMAVSGRCLLSNYFTARDANRGVCAQSCRWNYKVVAENRPGQYHDVVEDEDGTFIFNAKDLCTIEFIDKVIETGVDSLKIEGRMKSIYYNSIVVKQYREAIDLYLKGEYKYDPKWLEELQTISHRLYSQGFYLGKPTEDDQNYNTNLSYSQTYQLVANVLEKRENNQYLLQIRNRLTADDEVELVRPTGNAQKFRIKEFLNTKNDEIVNVVHPNTLALITADLEMEPKDLLRVKLPVGESESDIDKESN, from the coding sequence ATGGGCACAAGGAAAATCGAATTATTAGCACCTGCGGGTAATCTCGAAAAATTGCAGTCAGCTTTTCATTTTGGGGCAGATGCATGTTATATAGGCGGGAATGCTTTTAATTTAAGAGGTATGTCTGCAAATTTTAAAAACCCTGAGTTGGAAGAAGCGGTAAAATTTGCACACAGCATAAATAAGAAAATTTATATAACTTTAAATATATTTGCTCATAATAAAGAGATAGACCATCTTCCGGAATTTATAAAATTTCTGGCAGGTGCAGATGTAGATGGGGTAATAGTAGCAGATTTGGGAGTTTTTCAGCTGGTTAGGGAAATAGCTCCCGATCTGGATGTACATGTAAGCACACAGGCTAATAATACAAACTGGAGAAGTGTAAAACTCTGGAAAGATCTCGGAGCTAAAAGAGTGATTCTTGCACGTGAAATGTCTCTTGAGGAAATAAAGGAAATAAGGGAAAAAGTCCCTGATATTCAGCTGGAAGTATTTGTCCACGGAGCAATGTGCATGGCGGTGTCAGGAAGATGTCTTTTGAGCAACTACTTTACAGCAAGAGATGCAAACAGGGGAGTATGTGCGCAAAGCTGCAGATGGAATTACAAGGTCGTTGCTGAAAACAGACCCGGGCAGTATCATGATGTAGTGGAAGATGAAGACGGAACATTTATATTTAATGCAAAAGATTTATGTACGATAGAGTTTATTGATAAAGTCATAGAAACAGGAGTAGACTCACTGAAAATAGAAGGACGTATGAAAAGTATCTATTACAATTCTATAGTAGTAAAGCAGTACAGGGAAGCAATAGACCTGTATCTTAAAGGTGAATATAAATATGATCCGAAATGGCTGGAAGAGTTGCAGACAATAAGCCACAGACTTTATTCACAGGGATTTTATTTAGGAAAGCCTACTGAAGATGATCAGAATTACAATACAAATCTTTCTTACAGCCAGACTTACCAGCTGGTAGCCAATGTGCTGGAAAAAAGAGAAAATAATCAGTATTTGCTGCAAATAAGAAACAGATTAACTGCTGATGATGAAGTGGAACTGGTAAGACCAACAGGAAATGCGCAAAAATTCAGAATAAAAGAATTTTTAAATACAAAAAATGATGAAATAGTTAATGTGGTGCATCCGAATACCCTTGCACTTATAACAGCTGATCTTGAGATGGAACCGAAGGATTTACTGAGAGTAAAACTTCCTGTAGGTGAAAGTGAAAGCGATATAGATAAAGAAAGCAACTAA